One region of Parambassis ranga chromosome 12, fParRan2.1, whole genome shotgun sequence genomic DNA includes:
- the fyb1b gene encoding FYN-binding protein 1 isoform X2: MENKSDVKAIMARFQASGASTDETSSTPAGRPKQPLQPTLSSGPAIQKKPVLESLSGSAINVPPKPSFLKNTASTKSDTDAHEPNKAKALASRFSNSQDDSKTFLHNKLPVKPPISQASEVKGPIQKPLFNKPPLSSNLSESKPAFPKPTPVVSSKPSWVKEDSGGGTAINTIPTPPKIPNLQQKPSSSIVKLWQQNEETAGGNTDTANKPSPLASTAFKPPSNLRTAQTMFNKEKDKTEVAENGVASKPTLTSTNSVPPPKPPATKKPSLKKPPKASPQTGIVNGDATSGPKRNSLPNSLALGPAPAKPNRPPKVNLESFKRGAEASDDGPGFKKPIPTPLTSHPSNHSTHTQPPPPALPSLPPRHPGAMKQEEQEEFYDDVDGLSSNSPPPLPPSTGHPSQRAKEENDDDDGEMYEDLDERWEAAEQKKKDKDDKEEKKRLEAEKKEQKEREKKEQDARKKFKLVGPLEAIHQGKARTDCKGSKTDLALKHGDSLDIIRVQGNPEGKWLGRTLDGSIGYVKTTSVEIDFNTLKNRQPQPAYEPEVYDDIDVVSSDNSGVKGTGVVLPPLPGEGGEIYDDVVDPNLEVRVPPPSQFTADGNSDHPGAIDEEIYDDVDSQNAPPPPPPPPISSLPPIKGKGRAEEMDPKKQKKFEKEEKDFRKKFKYDGEIQVLYQATVVHTLTNKKWSGKELAIRAGETLDIIVKAVDNKLICRNEDGKFGYVSTSHIVMDDGDIYDDIGDDCIYDND, from the exons ATG GAAAACAAGTCTGATGTTAAGGCCATCATGGCCCGCTTTCAAGCGAGTGGGGCAAGCACAGATGAGACTTCATCTACACCAGCTGGACGGCCCAAACAGCCCCTGCAACCAACTCTCTCCTCTGGCCCAGCCATACAGAAGAAACCTGTCTTGGAAAGTCTCTCAGGCAGTGCAATAAATGTTCCTCCAAAACCATCTTTCCTGAAAAACACAGCATCTACTAAAAGTGACACAGATGCACACGAACCAAACAAAGCTAAGGCCCTGGCTAGCAGATTTTCTAACTCCCAGGACGACAGCAAAACTTTTTTACATAACAAACTGCCAGTGAAGCCACCTATTTCACAAGCTTCAGAAGTTAAAGGCCCCATTCAGAAGCCTCTTTTCAATAAACCACCCCTCAGCTCTAATCTGTCTGAATCTAAACCTGCCTTTCCTAAACCGACCCCAGTAGTCAGCTCCAAGCCCAGCTGGGTGAAAGAAGACAGTGGTGGGGGGACAGCAATAAACACCATCCCCACACCACCCAAAATACCTAACTTGCAACAAAAACCAAGCAGCAGCATTGTGAAATTATGGCAGCAAAATGAAGAAACAGCAGGAGGGAACACAGACACAGCGAACAAACCTTCACCTCTGGCCAGCACTGCTTTTAAACCTCCCTCTAACCTAAGGACTGCTCAAACAATGTTCAACAAGGAGAAGGACAAGACAGAGGTGGCAGAGAATGGTGTGGCCAGTAAACCAACCCTCACTTCTACTaactctgttcctcctcccaaACCTCCAGCCACCAAAAAACCTAGCTTGAAAAAGCCGCCAAAGGCCTCTCCTCAAACTGGCATCGTTAACGGTGATGCTACATCAGGTCCAAAGCGCAACTCTCTGCCCAACAGTTTAGCTCTTGGTCCTGCCCCTGCTAAACCGAACCGACCTCCCAAAGTCAACCTGGAGAGCTTTAAAAGAGGTGCTGAGGCCTCTGATGATG GTCCTGGTTTCAAGAAACCTATCCCAACTCCTTTAACCTCTCACCCCAGCAACCATAGCACCCACACTCAACCCCCTCCACCTGCACTGCCCAGCCTGCCACCACGTCATCCTGGAGCTAT GAAgcaagaagaacaagaagagttTTATGATGATGTGGATGGACTCTCCTCCaactctcctccacctctgccacCATCCACAG GACACCCAAGTCAGAGGGCAAAG GAggagaatgatgatgatgacgggGAGATGTATGAGGATCTTGATGAACgatg GGAAGCAgctgaacaaaaaaagaaagataaagatGATAAGGAGGAAAAGAAACGACTGGAGGCTGAGAAGAAGGAACAGAAGGAACGTGAGAAGAAGGAACAAGATGCCAGAAAGAAATTCAAA ttggTTGGACCACTGGAGGCCATTCACCAAGGAAAGGCTCGTACAGATTGTAAAGGTAGCAAGACTGACCTTGCTCTGAAGCATGGCGACAGCCTGGACATCATTCGTGTTCAAGGAAACCCAGAAGGAAAATGGCTGGGACGGACGCTGGATGGATCAA TTGGCTATGTGAAGACTACTTCTGTGGAGATTGACTTTAACACACTGAAGAATCGTCAGCCTCAGCCGGCCTATGAACCTGAAGTCTACGATGACATTGATGTTGTTTCCTCTGATAACAG TGGTGTCAAAGGAACAGGAG tTGTCCTACCACCACTACCAGGAGAGGGTGGAGAAATATATGATGATGTGGTTGATCCAAACCTGGAAGTCAG AGTGCCTCCGCCCAGTCAGTTTACTGCAGATGGGAATTCAG ATCATCCAGGAGCAATTGATGAGGAGATATACGATGACGTTGACTCTCAAaatgcacctcctcctcctcctcctcctcccatcagcAG CCTTCCACCTATAAAAGGCAAAGGTCGAGCTGAAGAAATGGACccaaagaagcagaagaaatttgaaaaggaggaaaaggacTTCAGGAAAAAGTTCAAA TATGACGGGGAGATACAGGTGCTGTACCAGGCAACTGTCGTCCACACACTTACTAATAAGAAGTGGAGTGGGAAAGAGCTGGCTATAAGAGCAGGAGAGACACTTGACATCATTGTTAAAGCTGTGGATAACAAACTGATCTGTCGGAATGAGGACGGCAAGT TTGGTTATGTTTCCACCAGCCACATTGTGATGGA tgaTGGAGACATTTATGATGATATTGGAGATG actgCATCTACGACAACGACTGA
- the ccdc80l2 gene encoding coiled-coil domain-containing protein 80 isoform X1, whose translation MSARMPRCSTSHYLFFAAFWSLSYTSLIAAWPNIAGSKSKDQLDPNVRDWGDYSDLPPGIEHGLGLEEDGTDGANRGGGVSSSSLAPELDFLAEFAGKKRLWVITAPSHNDHYLRMMEKQLEDMDQKGLNCHLAERDTFIITIIQNAMMEGRIQKTTFQGDATVESLDPDTVTKLLHHLELTSQDQAFTMLVMKKNLRVSERFPYPVRVAAILELIDQFPMRKLEKMTRKGLNLRCKTAKKKVVVKRKKKIVLSSQRQGNVTLVPPIQIKKAPLDKKAALKNKVQDILSGRSRFVIRKVPTRGKKSGSDGQATSKVQEKENVLSPPSVSQSNNEEKKERPESAVEKGKNRHGGQNSEDKTEPNAKGDTQEKQSSKKKGKGKKGKKGKGRGKKSNREASEKDKAALKDLLDKLKGSRRLMLISTPSRDATLYIQQNEENEKQHCELAIRKVTVATMVGEGNNAILTLQHHQLESEPEPPFSDISEQFSDPDLISLMRSELGLSSSDLFSMTVTDYDMKPKRVFEAPPSSPALFEYMDNFPSRHLEKEKERRNPSACVTDKQQPVVENSLLRFMSKRRLLIISASSEDDYSFQQQLSALNGQECQLGIRHFAMLKLTGTGAKASGTVELFPLNGRSQSEVEPLSCDMVNNLREQLKIGKDYFSMLVVEKDSDVKAWFTSPMWSLDHIYDLVDSMELRIQEETLQKRLGISCPDDRGRGGSDTGHYHRYDEDRAEETYSYHRSDE comes from the exons ATGTCAGCAAGGATGCCTCGTTGCAGTACCTCACACTATCTGTTCTTTGCTGCTTTCTGGAGCCTAAGCTacacaagtttgattgctgcttgGCCAAATATTGCTGGAAGCAAGTCGAAGGATCAACTGGACCCTAATGTAAGGGACTGGGGGGACTATTCTGACCTTCCTCCCGGGATTGAGCATGGATTAGGGCTAGAAGAAGATGGCACAGATGGAGCCAACAGGGGTGGTGGAGTATCATCATCTAGCCTGGCTCCAGAGCTGGATTTTCTGGCTGAGTTTGCag GTAAAAAGCGGCTGTGGGTGATAACAGCTCCATCACACAACGATCACTACCTTCGTATGATGGAGAAACAGCTAGAAGACATGGACCAG AAAGGGCTGAACTGCCACCTAGCAGAAAGAGACACCTTCATCATAACAATCATTCAAAATGCCATGATGGAAGGTCGGATCCAGAAAACAACCTTTCAGGGCGATGCCACAGTCGAGAGTCTGGATCCTGATACAGTTACCAAACTGCTGCACCACCTGGAACTTACCAGCCAA GACCAAGCATTCACCATGTTGGTGATGAAGAAGAATCTGCGAGTCAGTGAGAGATTCCCTTATCCGGTCCGTGTGGCGGCGATTTTGGAGCTGATTGATCAGTTTCCAATGAGAAAACTGGAGAAGATGACCAGAAAAGGATTAAACTTGAG GTGTAAAACTGCAAAAAAGAAGGTTGTGGttaagagaaaaaagaagataGTGCTGAGCTCCCAGAGGCAGGGAAATGTAACTTTGGTGCCgccaatacaaataaaaaaagcaccTCTGGACAAAAAAGCTGCCCTGAAGAATAAAGTTCAGGATATACTGAGTGGGCGGTCGAGGTTTGTTATTCGTAAGGTGCCTACAAGAGGAAAGAAGTCAGGCAGTGATGGTCAGGCAACTTCTAAAgtgcaggaaaaagaaaatgtgctcagtcctccatctgtttcacagagcaacaatgaagagaagaaagaaag GCCTGAGTCTGCTGTGGAAAAAGGAAAGAACAGACATGGTGGACAGAACAGTGAGGATAAAACAGAGCCAAATGCAAAGGGtgacacacaggaaaaacaaagctctaagaaaaagggaaaagggaagaaaggaaagaaagggaaaggaagagggaaaaagTCTAACAGAGAGGCGAGTGAGAAGGATAAAGCAGCCTTAAAGGACTTATTGGACAAGTTAAAAGGGTCAAGAAGGTTAATG CTGATCTCAACACCTAGCAGAGATGCAACACTTTACATCCAGCAGAACGAGGAAAATGAGAAACAGCACTGTGAGCTTGCAATCCGGAAAGTCACTGTGGCAACAATGGTTGGTGAAGGAAACAATGCCATACTCACACTGCAGCACCACCAGCTTG AGTCAGAGCCAGAGCCTCCTTTCAGTGACATATCAGAGCAGTTCTCAGATCCAGACCTGATCTCCCTGATGAGATCAGAACTCGGCCTGTCGTCCTCTGACCTGTTTTCAATGACCGTAACAGATTATGACATGAAGCCAAAG AGAGTCTTTGAGGCACCTCCATCAAGTCCAGCTTTGTTTGAGTACATGGACAACTTTCCCTCAAGGCACttggaaaaagagaaagaaaggaggaatCCATCGGCTTGTGTAACAGACAAGCAACAGCCTGTGGTGGAAAATTCTCTGCTCAG GTTCATGTCTAAGAGGAGACTGCTGATcatctctgcttcctctgaggATGATTACTCTTTccaacagcagctctctgctctcaATGGACAGGAGTGTCAGCTTG GTATTCGCCACTTTGCCATGTTAAAGCTGACTGGAACTGGAGCAAAAGCATCAGGAACTGTTGAACTGTTCCCCTTAAACG GTCGTAGTCAGAGTGAGGTTGAGCCTTTATCTTGTGACATGGTTAACAATCTGAGAGAGCAGCTAAAGATCGGTAAGGACTACTTCAGCATGCTGGTTGTAGAGAAGGACAGTGATGTCAAGGCATGGTTCACATCACCCATGTGGTCTTTGGACCACATCTACGACCTGGTGGACTCAATGGAGCTTCGTATCCAGGAGGAGACTCTTCAGAAGAGACTAGGGATCTCCTGCCCTGACgatagaggaagaggaggcagcgaTACAGGACACTATCATAGATACGAtgaagacagagcagaggagacaTACTCTTACCACCGTTCAGACGAATAA
- the fyb1b gene encoding FYN-binding protein 1 isoform X1, translating to MENKSDVKAIMARFQASGASTDETSSTPAGRPKQPLQPTLSSGPAIQKKPVLESLSGSAINVPPKPSFLKNTASTKSDTDAHEPNKAKALASRFSNSQDDSKTFLHNKLPVKPPISQASEVKGPIQKPLFNKPPLSSNLSESKPAFPKPTPVVSSKPSWVKEDSGGGTAINTIPTPPKIPNLQQKPSSSIVKLWQQNEETAGGNTDTANKPSPLASTAFKPPSNLRTAQTMFNKEKDKTEVAENGVASKPTLTSTNSVPPPKPPATKKPSLKKPPKASPQTGIVNGDATSGPKRNSLPNSLALGPAPAKPNRPPKVNLESFKRGAEASDDGPGFKKPIPTPLTSHPSNHSTHTQPPPPALPSLPPRHPGAMKQEEQEEFYDDVDGLSSNSPPPLPPSTGHPSQRAKEENDDDDGEMYEDLDERWEAAEQKKKDKDDKEEKKRLEAEKKEQKEREKKEQDARKKFKLVGPLEAIHQGKARTDCKGSKTDLALKHGDSLDIIRVQGNPEGKWLGRTLDGSIGYVKTTSVEIDFNTLKNRQPQPAYEPEVYDDIDVVSSDNSGVKGTGVVLPPLPGEGGEIYDDVVDPNLEVSPLGHRSSSVKPRGFLWMFDQNRRRTNSKVVPPPSQFTADGNSDHPGAIDEEIYDDVDSQNAPPPPPPPPISSLPPIKGKGRAEEMDPKKQKKFEKEEKDFRKKFKYDGEIQVLYQATVVHTLTNKKWSGKELAIRAGETLDIIVKAVDNKLICRNEDGKFGYVSTSHIVMDDGDIYDDIGDDCIYDND from the exons ATG GAAAACAAGTCTGATGTTAAGGCCATCATGGCCCGCTTTCAAGCGAGTGGGGCAAGCACAGATGAGACTTCATCTACACCAGCTGGACGGCCCAAACAGCCCCTGCAACCAACTCTCTCCTCTGGCCCAGCCATACAGAAGAAACCTGTCTTGGAAAGTCTCTCAGGCAGTGCAATAAATGTTCCTCCAAAACCATCTTTCCTGAAAAACACAGCATCTACTAAAAGTGACACAGATGCACACGAACCAAACAAAGCTAAGGCCCTGGCTAGCAGATTTTCTAACTCCCAGGACGACAGCAAAACTTTTTTACATAACAAACTGCCAGTGAAGCCACCTATTTCACAAGCTTCAGAAGTTAAAGGCCCCATTCAGAAGCCTCTTTTCAATAAACCACCCCTCAGCTCTAATCTGTCTGAATCTAAACCTGCCTTTCCTAAACCGACCCCAGTAGTCAGCTCCAAGCCCAGCTGGGTGAAAGAAGACAGTGGTGGGGGGACAGCAATAAACACCATCCCCACACCACCCAAAATACCTAACTTGCAACAAAAACCAAGCAGCAGCATTGTGAAATTATGGCAGCAAAATGAAGAAACAGCAGGAGGGAACACAGACACAGCGAACAAACCTTCACCTCTGGCCAGCACTGCTTTTAAACCTCCCTCTAACCTAAGGACTGCTCAAACAATGTTCAACAAGGAGAAGGACAAGACAGAGGTGGCAGAGAATGGTGTGGCCAGTAAACCAACCCTCACTTCTACTaactctgttcctcctcccaaACCTCCAGCCACCAAAAAACCTAGCTTGAAAAAGCCGCCAAAGGCCTCTCCTCAAACTGGCATCGTTAACGGTGATGCTACATCAGGTCCAAAGCGCAACTCTCTGCCCAACAGTTTAGCTCTTGGTCCTGCCCCTGCTAAACCGAACCGACCTCCCAAAGTCAACCTGGAGAGCTTTAAAAGAGGTGCTGAGGCCTCTGATGATG GTCCTGGTTTCAAGAAACCTATCCCAACTCCTTTAACCTCTCACCCCAGCAACCATAGCACCCACACTCAACCCCCTCCACCTGCACTGCCCAGCCTGCCACCACGTCATCCTGGAGCTAT GAAgcaagaagaacaagaagagttTTATGATGATGTGGATGGACTCTCCTCCaactctcctccacctctgccacCATCCACAG GACACCCAAGTCAGAGGGCAAAG GAggagaatgatgatgatgacgggGAGATGTATGAGGATCTTGATGAACgatg GGAAGCAgctgaacaaaaaaagaaagataaagatGATAAGGAGGAAAAGAAACGACTGGAGGCTGAGAAGAAGGAACAGAAGGAACGTGAGAAGAAGGAACAAGATGCCAGAAAGAAATTCAAA ttggTTGGACCACTGGAGGCCATTCACCAAGGAAAGGCTCGTACAGATTGTAAAGGTAGCAAGACTGACCTTGCTCTGAAGCATGGCGACAGCCTGGACATCATTCGTGTTCAAGGAAACCCAGAAGGAAAATGGCTGGGACGGACGCTGGATGGATCAA TTGGCTATGTGAAGACTACTTCTGTGGAGATTGACTTTAACACACTGAAGAATCGTCAGCCTCAGCCGGCCTATGAACCTGAAGTCTACGATGACATTGATGTTGTTTCCTCTGATAACAG TGGTGTCAAAGGAACAGGAG tTGTCCTACCACCACTACCAGGAGAGGGTGGAGAAATATATGATGATGTGGTTGATCCAAACCTGGAAGTCAG TCCCCTTGGCCACAGGTCTTCTTCCGTAAAGCCTCGTGGCTTCCTGTGGATGTTTGACCAGAACAGACGTCGAACCAACTCTAAAGT AGTGCCTCCGCCCAGTCAGTTTACTGCAGATGGGAATTCAG ATCATCCAGGAGCAATTGATGAGGAGATATACGATGACGTTGACTCTCAAaatgcacctcctcctcctcctcctcctcccatcagcAG CCTTCCACCTATAAAAGGCAAAGGTCGAGCTGAAGAAATGGACccaaagaagcagaagaaatttgaaaaggaggaaaaggacTTCAGGAAAAAGTTCAAA TATGACGGGGAGATACAGGTGCTGTACCAGGCAACTGTCGTCCACACACTTACTAATAAGAAGTGGAGTGGGAAAGAGCTGGCTATAAGAGCAGGAGAGACACTTGACATCATTGTTAAAGCTGTGGATAACAAACTGATCTGTCGGAATGAGGACGGCAAGT TTGGTTATGTTTCCACCAGCCACATTGTGATGGA tgaTGGAGACATTTATGATGATATTGGAGATG actgCATCTACGACAACGACTGA
- the ccdc80l2 gene encoding coiled-coil domain-containing protein 80 isoform X2: MSARMPRCSTSHYLFFAAFWSLSYTSLIAAWPNIAGSKSKDQLDPNVRDWGDYSDLPPGIEHGLGLEEDGTDGANRGGGVSSSSLAPELDFLAEFAGKKRLWVITAPSHNDHYLRMMEKQLEDMDQKGLNCHLAERDTFIITIIQNAMMEGRIQKTTFQGDATVESLDPDTVTKLLHHLELTSQDQAFTMLVMKKNLRVSERFPYPVRVAAILELIDQFPMRKLEKMTRKGLNLRCKTAKKKVVVKRKKKIVLSSQRQGNVTLVPPIQIKKAPLDKKAALKNKVQDILSGRSRFVIRKVPTRGKKSGSDGQATSKVQEKENVLSPPSVSQSNNEEKKERPESAVEKGKNRHGGQNSEDKTEPNAKGDTQEKQSSKKKGKGKKGKKGKGRGKKSNREASEKDKAALKDLLDKLKGSRRLMLISTPSRDATLYIQQNEENEKQHCELAIRKVTVATMVGEGNNAILTLQHHQLEPEPPFSDISEQFSDPDLISLMRSELGLSSSDLFSMTVTDYDMKPKRVFEAPPSSPALFEYMDNFPSRHLEKEKERRNPSACVTDKQQPVVENSLLRFMSKRRLLIISASSEDDYSFQQQLSALNGQECQLGIRHFAMLKLTGTGAKASGTVELFPLNGRSQSEVEPLSCDMVNNLREQLKIGKDYFSMLVVEKDSDVKAWFTSPMWSLDHIYDLVDSMELRIQEETLQKRLGISCPDDRGRGGSDTGHYHRYDEDRAEETYSYHRSDE; this comes from the exons ATGTCAGCAAGGATGCCTCGTTGCAGTACCTCACACTATCTGTTCTTTGCTGCTTTCTGGAGCCTAAGCTacacaagtttgattgctgcttgGCCAAATATTGCTGGAAGCAAGTCGAAGGATCAACTGGACCCTAATGTAAGGGACTGGGGGGACTATTCTGACCTTCCTCCCGGGATTGAGCATGGATTAGGGCTAGAAGAAGATGGCACAGATGGAGCCAACAGGGGTGGTGGAGTATCATCATCTAGCCTGGCTCCAGAGCTGGATTTTCTGGCTGAGTTTGCag GTAAAAAGCGGCTGTGGGTGATAACAGCTCCATCACACAACGATCACTACCTTCGTATGATGGAGAAACAGCTAGAAGACATGGACCAG AAAGGGCTGAACTGCCACCTAGCAGAAAGAGACACCTTCATCATAACAATCATTCAAAATGCCATGATGGAAGGTCGGATCCAGAAAACAACCTTTCAGGGCGATGCCACAGTCGAGAGTCTGGATCCTGATACAGTTACCAAACTGCTGCACCACCTGGAACTTACCAGCCAA GACCAAGCATTCACCATGTTGGTGATGAAGAAGAATCTGCGAGTCAGTGAGAGATTCCCTTATCCGGTCCGTGTGGCGGCGATTTTGGAGCTGATTGATCAGTTTCCAATGAGAAAACTGGAGAAGATGACCAGAAAAGGATTAAACTTGAG GTGTAAAACTGCAAAAAAGAAGGTTGTGGttaagagaaaaaagaagataGTGCTGAGCTCCCAGAGGCAGGGAAATGTAACTTTGGTGCCgccaatacaaataaaaaaagcaccTCTGGACAAAAAAGCTGCCCTGAAGAATAAAGTTCAGGATATACTGAGTGGGCGGTCGAGGTTTGTTATTCGTAAGGTGCCTACAAGAGGAAAGAAGTCAGGCAGTGATGGTCAGGCAACTTCTAAAgtgcaggaaaaagaaaatgtgctcagtcctccatctgtttcacagagcaacaatgaagagaagaaagaaag GCCTGAGTCTGCTGTGGAAAAAGGAAAGAACAGACATGGTGGACAGAACAGTGAGGATAAAACAGAGCCAAATGCAAAGGGtgacacacaggaaaaacaaagctctaagaaaaagggaaaagggaagaaaggaaagaaagggaaaggaagagggaaaaagTCTAACAGAGAGGCGAGTGAGAAGGATAAAGCAGCCTTAAAGGACTTATTGGACAAGTTAAAAGGGTCAAGAAGGTTAATG CTGATCTCAACACCTAGCAGAGATGCAACACTTTACATCCAGCAGAACGAGGAAAATGAGAAACAGCACTGTGAGCTTGCAATCCGGAAAGTCACTGTGGCAACAATGGTTGGTGAAGGAAACAATGCCATACTCACACTGCAGCACCACCAGCTTG AGCCAGAGCCTCCTTTCAGTGACATATCAGAGCAGTTCTCAGATCCAGACCTGATCTCCCTGATGAGATCAGAACTCGGCCTGTCGTCCTCTGACCTGTTTTCAATGACCGTAACAGATTATGACATGAAGCCAAAG AGAGTCTTTGAGGCACCTCCATCAAGTCCAGCTTTGTTTGAGTACATGGACAACTTTCCCTCAAGGCACttggaaaaagagaaagaaaggaggaatCCATCGGCTTGTGTAACAGACAAGCAACAGCCTGTGGTGGAAAATTCTCTGCTCAG GTTCATGTCTAAGAGGAGACTGCTGATcatctctgcttcctctgaggATGATTACTCTTTccaacagcagctctctgctctcaATGGACAGGAGTGTCAGCTTG GTATTCGCCACTTTGCCATGTTAAAGCTGACTGGAACTGGAGCAAAAGCATCAGGAACTGTTGAACTGTTCCCCTTAAACG GTCGTAGTCAGAGTGAGGTTGAGCCTTTATCTTGTGACATGGTTAACAATCTGAGAGAGCAGCTAAAGATCGGTAAGGACTACTTCAGCATGCTGGTTGTAGAGAAGGACAGTGATGTCAAGGCATGGTTCACATCACCCATGTGGTCTTTGGACCACATCTACGACCTGGTGGACTCAATGGAGCTTCGTATCCAGGAGGAGACTCTTCAGAAGAGACTAGGGATCTCCTGCCCTGACgatagaggaagaggaggcagcgaTACAGGACACTATCATAGATACGAtgaagacagagcagaggagacaTACTCTTACCACCGTTCAGACGAATAA